The window TTGCAGGTTTAGATGAGGAAAGTGGGACTGATTGTCTCGCTGTAAAGATGAAGATGCAGCTTAGTTTAACTGAGCTAAAAGAAAGGACTAAAGACTCTTCAAGACATAAGATATCAAAGACAAATCACTCACCGCCTAGTATcatagactaagatcatcttctgttaaCAAATAATGGACTTGTAGCCAGTTTGATCAAACCTCGAAATGAACATTATGCATGATGTGATATTACaggatgtcacactcagagtatgtgttgggactgactctcagctactactacagaAAATATTAGCTCAAAAGCTGTACAATTGActgggttttgtgtgttttaaaggcagttggctgtagcagtcatcttgaattaggttgattccaaaagttaatcagttatagatgtacatccattgattcttttctgtaagtttcattcaCATTTGTCCACcagtacatgagatattttggtaacagacacacacacacacaaagggaaAACCATTATCAGCCATTTTCTCCTTTCAGCGGTGGGCGATAATAATAAACCTAACACCATCAGCTTCCTTCTTCCCACAAATTGTTGCACTTTCCTTTCCTTCCTGCTTGACTTAACTCACATGAAAGTTAAAGGAGATCTGAAGGTCTGTGTTGCTTTAAGATGCCAGCaatgaataaagttttttttgaaaGGCTTGATTGTTAATGTTCAGCGTGTGATATTAATGCGAAAGACAAACATTCTCCAGCTGAAGCTTTGCCACTGCGCTCCTTTTACATGACAATAAATGTCCTCGAGGCTGTTCTTATTCCtgctaaatttattattattcatgtgTTGTGTTGTGGTTAAATCCTTCTCATGAGtcttttttccctcctgttTAGAGTCAGGATTTAAACCAATATTGGTGCTGCGGGGATCCAAGTATTCCCTGAAAGGCCTTTATCGTATTGTCACTTTTCCCGTCTGCGTGGACTCTGCGCTTCATGTCTTTCTTTTGCTCTCTTGTTGCTCGTCTTTTAGGTCAGGGACTGGTTAATGTGggtttatccatccatccaggcGGCTAACGCGGACTTATCCATCATCCTTCACTGACAAATGATTTGTGCCTCCATCCCGACTGTCCACACGTATCCAGAGCCACATGGGGAAACCTTTAGGTTAGAGGTAGGGGTTAGTTTCAGCTTTGCGTCTAAAAGAAGGCAtctgaaaactgttttcttgCTCTCCTCTCACATAGAAACTTTGATTTCATGgtgttgattatttttcttcacagCCACTCAAGGATAAAGCAGGAGGACTTGGAGATTGTTGCCCATTCAGATGTGCTACAATGGAGCTCcttggcttaaaaaaacaacatggagggttttttttcttcctctctcctttccccctttcttcatttaaacaatCAAGCCTGAAAGACGTTTATTAAGACACTATGGCCACGTATAGCAGGCACCCACTTGCCAAAAACAAACCTCTTTTGATCTGAGTCACTCCTTAAATAGGCCTTTTCTGCTTCTAGACCTAAAAATCAAAGTGAAAAGGCAGTTTTTTTCATGCAAATCTTACATGAAATATTAAATAGTTAATGCAGTGTtgattgtgtttgtcttttactgtaaaaataaataattttatgcagaaataaatgCCATAGCCTTGAACAAGGGTGTGTTTTCTTCCTATAGGATCCTTGTTTAATCCTGCTGAGCCTCATTTGCCTAAATATATGAAAAGAGCAACACTTGGctaaagttcaaacaaaaaaactttctaaaaacCCTCTGAGAAAcgtaaaataaaactcttgacCTAAAACAGATCTTACTTTTGAAGACCTTTACTGACTTATACATAACTGTACCAAACATGTCCTTTGAAATGAGAGGACAGGAGGCAGGTTTGGTTTGTTAGGTCTGGAGTTGGTGATGTCAGCGGAGCAGTCAGGTTCAGGCCTGATGCTTGTGAAGTCCTaatacactgtaaaaataacaaataaatctataaaaaaatggAGTTTATAGTAAAACACCAGCAGCTGAGGTTGCTGGAATCTCACAGTAAAAATGTGATGACATTATGAGACAGTCTGATGCAACGTTTTGGgggaaattgtgttttatttgagaactattttttgtttacaagaaattacctttaatcatttattctaacatttgttttcttgtacaTTTTACCTAAATGTAAGATTTTATcagtgatgttttgtctttataaaaaaaaactacaaagcaaaaccttttatatgccttatatgtttttatttttggattaatGGTCCTTTTTATTaccatttattagttttttactGTCTTTTCTACAGATTTTTAACAGTGTAGACACTAAAAATGTTATGATTTGGGAGAGGTTTggagtttaagtttttttctatGTGTTATTgggtttattctgttttctttgctcatTTTGGACATCCTCTTGTGTTCagtatgttttctgtttggctcCTTGTGTCAGATGTTGTTTCCCTTCCCTCATTATTCACTTCCACTCACCTGCCTCAAATCACTCCTCTCAGTGGACTTAGTCTCCTCTGTTTCTCAGCTCATTGCGGGTGGAACTGGTCATTATCATATATGGTGTTTAGACTTTATCATATGGCTACACTTTCAGTTGTAATTTTGGGACAATGACCTTTTTCCCACTAACAAAATCAAAGATGTTCTTCTGAGCCGTTATTAAAAGTGTGAAATGAATTCAAAACAAACGTCCTGATGAACTTTAACATAGTAACCCTTGATGAACGGCACAACATGTTTCATCTGTAAATTTATTGTAGTCAAAATGATCcagacattattttatttatctattattttttttatttttgctcaaaaacaaattatctgAGCTAAAATCAGTAAGATCTGGGCATAAGATTTATCATAGCACCAGTTATTGATACATGTAttattataaatttatattatttgtattaaatttaTAATCATCAAATTTATAATTTTTGACCAGGAACAAATGTAGCGAGCAACGAATGAACACAGGAGGAGGGTAAACTGACCCAAGTtcagtgaaacagaaagaaatctaACAAGTTTGTGTCTCTCGTTTCAGTCTTATTGAATGAATGTAAACAGAAAACGAGACAAAGAGACGGATATAATTAAAAACGGGGCAAAGTATTTATCTAATTTAacatgtaatttaaaataaactaacacaGTTAAGCTGGTAACCAACAGTGGTGAATAAATATAGTCAATCCTAGAAAATATTATGTTGACCCAACccagaagttttattttagatgtctGATTCTGAACGAAATCATCATAATGTGTGGAAATCTGTTACATATGTCTAATAAAATGTAAGTATTGAACAAACCTGAACTCTTTATTTGGAATGCTGAAGccagtttttagtttgtctgtGGAGTCTTTTAAAAGTgacctttttattcttttagtaGCAATTTTACTACATGTTCTTACTTGCTTTCTTGTTTGATATATCTATATGTATACTGCTGTACTTGTGCATCTGTATATGTAAGACCTGGGTCAAGACCGAGTCCTGGGTCACTATAAtactaaaatatgttttacacTTACTGAAAGTTTATAATTTTATGCAGTAAAATGTAGGAGAAAATCTTCAGTTTCtcgaaaaaaaatgttttgcttctctttgttctttgttcttcaGTTGGAGAGAAGGACCTCAGCTGCGCAGAACTTCGGGTGATTTCAGGATTTACGCATACGGAGCGTAAAACAAGTTGTCCAAGTCAGGTTTCAGTGagaaataatgtatttattcaCAGCATGTACATGatggtataaataaaaaaaaaaaaagtaaaagtttttacATGGCGTGCTGCGCGCTGTGCAGACTGAacgtgtttgcgtgtgtgtgacCTATGAAGTTGAAATAATGGTGATCGAGTCCCTGCACCGGAGACAGGTATCCTCCGTGCTGCGGCGCGTGCGTGTGCGCGGACAGCGGCACGGTTTGGTACGAGATGGCCGGGCTTCGGGCCGAGCCGTGCCAGGAGAAGTGTCCCGCCGGGCTCTGCTGGTACACGGACTCTGGTGGCGGGCTGTGGCTGTGGGGCTCCGGGGAGGAGTGCAGCTGGCTCAGGTAGTCGGACGGTTCCTGCGCGGCGCCGACGGAGGCGAACAGAGGCTCGGTGAGCGCGCGCGACTTGGACTGGAGGAAGGCGAGGATGCGCGCGTACTTGATGTCTTTGGTCTCGGCTCGGTCCTCTGTGGTCAGGTAGTGCACCAGGTTCTTCATGCACTCATGGTACCCGTAGTGGAAGTAGTTGGCGAACTCGGCCAGCAGCTCGCCTGAAATCAATCAGAGTCGGCAGCGGTTAAAGATCCGACACAACGGGGAGGCTCTGCGCGTCGTTCACCGAAGCATGAAAGATTTGTTTCAATTCATTTTCACTCAGAAAGCCTTAAAATCGGCTGCAGGACGGCGGTGGTGTGATGCGTAAAGCGCGAGAGGTTCACTGACCTTTTTCTCTCCCTCGGGGGAAATCTGCTGAGTGGAGCGCGCGCAGGTACTGAACCGTCATCTCCAAGATTTCTGCTTTCTCCAGCTTCCCAGAGTTCTAATTAAATATACAATTAAACATAAAACGTCAGTCTAATAATTTTATGAATGCGCAGTGTCTCGATGAATGCTCTGAATCATAAAATACCTGTTTGGCCAGCGCCATTGGGACGGTTTTCCCCAGCTCGTTCAGGCAGCGGTTGATGCggtctcttcttcttttctcgATGACTTTGTGAGAGATCGGAGTTCTCTGTGGGGACAAGAACGGAAGCCGAATCACCTCTCTGTGCGCAAGCTGAAAATTCCTAGACTGAGCGAGGAGAAACCCCGACTTATGAAGCCTCAAGTTACAGTTTAAAACGTTTGTTTTATTCTGGCGAGGTTTACGCGCCGCGCGCTTTGTGGCTCCAGAGCGCGCTTTGCGGCAGACACGATTAACACCGAGTCCCCGTaaggtaaaataaattatattgtgTTCGTAGCATAATATGCTATGTTGcacagttattttaaaagtgagAAACCGGCGGCTTTTCCTTAATAGAAATTGCGCGCCGAAGTTATCCTGCAACGCGCGCCACACGCAGGCGCGTTTTATTCCTCCGGCGTGATAATCACTCCAAATAGCTTTTCGACAACAAtagcagacaaaaaaaggaaaaagaaatcctAATGAACTATTTTCCCACAGATCactcaaaaacaataataaaaaagccaaaatgttaGTCCTGAGACGCAGAGCGCGCGTGGAGCGCATACCTTCCTGTCCTTCATTTTTGATGCCATCGATGGTGTTCAGACCCAATTCTTCTGTTTCTAGTTCCGTGGGAGAGGTGTTCAGGTCCGGAGgaagcagaaacagactgaGGCCTGAGTGGGAAAGCTGTCTCTTATAAAGGAACCATCCAGGGAACTCGTGCACGGTGTAAATTATTCCACGCGAGATTAGAGCCGCGCATTTGGTTAAATGTGTGCGTTTAGGATCAGTTAAAAGAAACtgttaaacaaaaccaaaaaaaaaaactaaagccaCGGGGCTGGCAGGGGGGCAAACCTGCTTTGTTAACCCACGTGGCTGTTCAAAGGACACGTGATTTACTTTGGGAATATTATTTGCATAGTAACAAATGCAGGCGGGAAATAAGAAGCCGGAGCGCTGGGATCCGGCGGAGCGCACTGTGCGCACTCAAAACAAAGCGGGCCAAAAAAAAgggccaaagaaaaaaagagagaaacctcTTTTCTTCCAAGTCGCGTTTCTCACACGATCGGCTATTTACAAATCCCACCAAGCGATCTTAACTGTGGTCCAGGCCCGGTCAGAGTGTTAAGGCCTGTCCAGTATCATTAGAGTAATTAAGTAAGCCTTTAATAGGCTGTTCCGCCGAGTTCAGGGGAGACCTTTTGGAGACGGACTCCCCCCACCTCGTTTCTTCCCGGCGTTTCTCACACGACTTGGTGACACGTCCATCTTTTATGAGAGATGGCAAGCTTTTTGTTTACGTTCTTTATTTCCTGGGACTCCTCGGCAGGTGTGTGATTAGCCCTGGCACACGAGCGTCGTCTGCGTCGAGGCCACGGCGTCTCCAGCAGCCTCTGGCACACGAGGGTTACCCACCACTGGAGACTCTTTGGAGAGGCTCAATTTGTATCCTATTATCCTATAAGAAAATGTCTATTCAGTCGAATGAATAGTTTCATTGGCCTAAATTTTAATAATGCTGTGAAAGAAAGGGAGAAATAAAGAAGAATGCAGCTGGTGTGGAGCGCGCATTATTCCCCGTCACCTGCGAGATGCGTAGCCTGGAGACCCCTATTCATTTGCCTAATTTCGGTCAACTTAACAAACTTTGAGAGAAATTATACTGCCATTGTTATGAAGGGTGAAGCTTTCTGATCGAATTAACAGCATGTTTTGATCCGGTAAATGTcattagaaagaaagaaacaatcgCGTTTAAAGGGGCCTGGGGAATGCGCCAAGTGGAGACGCCAGAGCGCAAAAAGCACAAAGGCTGCTAGCAAATACCACAGGGGACTTTTGTACCCTCACATTgctcaagttttctttttcttacccCTAAACAAAGGGCATTATTTTATACTTGAATACATTTTGTACAACAATCggctgttttttcttcaaacatattttcacaGCAAGGTCCACAACAGGTTTATTGTGTGCGCCACAGATTCTCTCATGCGCCACGACAGTTTGCCCCccattctcttttctttttttgtttatgactGAGAATGTTTTAATCTGGAAACTTTAGCCATGCTTTGATATAGCTGATCCTGTGATGTCGacgaattaaaaaaaagcaaagcagcgGAGATGGAAGAAAAGCAAAGACTTCTGAAGCTTTTGGGGAGTTTTGAGAGCACCATGGAGAGAAAAGGCGCATGTGAGCGGGACGGGGGCATAAAATCCTATTACTTGAATGTGgagtttttaaacactttttatgtgtttttttcctcccccctttGAAATGCATAAAGACTTGCggtttgttactttttttttttaaagaactacaTTAAACACTGACAGATCCCAGCCCTAAACACTGCGTCAGGACGGAGAAAAAAACCCGACTGAGGAGATGTTTCTGTTATTGGATCACTGCAATGTGACAATTATAATCCGTGCTCTGATCATTCTTCTAAAAATAGTATGAACACTATTTGGGTATGTGAATAAAGACAGTTCCTTTGTGCcttggtctcatctgtctgaCTGTGAGGACGTCGATGTTCAGCTTTTATGGCCTCATTGATTTAAACAGCCATTGTGTGACAGTGGCTGCTTTTGGacgaaaggaagaaaaaataacatgattcaaacagaaaagtgttCAACTTTGAATAAGACACGGTGGCTGGAGCCTCTGCGCATGTGCAAATGTTGCTCTGGATCGCATTCGTCAGCGCAGAAGCCTCTGAAGACGGCAGAGGGTTCCAAATCTGGGGTCGGGAACCCACTAAGGGACATGAAACACCACTTTAGTGTCCTCCAATTATATTTAGAAATTAATTAATTCgtaaaaatgacacattttcaccctaattgttacaaataataaatacaggTATATAAACAGGATCAGTCAGGAtcataaacaaataacaaaactttatttttattgtaacttaCATACTGACATGggaatttaaagctttttaaaaatccatgtTTATTAATTTAGGAATAATAACAAATTCTTgcaaacagatatttttttctgcaggataTTTGACTAAATAATGAAATCACTTCTTGTATTTGATTTTTAGTCCTTTTCTTGTCCAAATGACTCTATGATTAGGGAAATTGTTGCTAGGCCATTAACTATGTTtccattaaaacaaatgcaacaaaccTGACAATAAATTTTTGCTGCATTAATGTTTTCACATattattttgttcaaactttgagGAAGAGTCTCTAAGAATGGAAACACAGAAGTGATTCACATCTGGTAAATAAATGGCCTTAATTGAAATCAGACACATCGTGTTTGCAGATATTAGTATAAACATCACAGCCCTGAGAATCACGAGGCTTTCAGCATCTTCTTTCTAATTATCGTATTCCTAACTTTCAGGGTCTTATGTCAGGACGCAAGCAAACATTAAGTGATGAACAATCCTACAGTCAGGAGGCCTTGTCTGTAGCAGCAGAGGCCTCCGTTGTGTGTTGTCAGGCGCTGCGCTCTGACCCGTGGTGACCCCCTCAGCACCCCACCCCATGAGGGTCCAGACACAATCCTTTGGCCTGGTGCGCCCCCCTCAGCCTGGACTGCAGCGGTTCACACGGTCCCCACTGAGAACGCTGAAAAATCATCTAAGCTGAGCTTAGACTATATaaggttctgcagctgaagaccctttttggaaataaataaaataaaatagatataCTGTCACAAGCATTCACactaattaaagcaaaacaaagttttgttcTTCTCACGTTATTACCCAAATAAACATTATAACtgtttgtaattgttttaatataaactCCTTACAGGTCAGTATCaacatgaacaacaacaaccctgAGTTTTACACAATTAGCCTACTGATATTGAAATATGGATCTCAAAAATGAATGTTAAATGATCATTCATGACACTCTCAAACCatgtttaatttgataaaaCTATATACTTTATTAAACTTACACTTTGAGTTTTGATTcttgtcaaaatatttttcaacaGAACAGGGATCTCAtctgaaaattgttttaaatattgccTTAATGGagatgtagtttttttaaacaattggCGCCCTCTTGTGGTCAAAAGTGAAAACTACAGCTGGTTTAACATCAGCGTTCAATGAAACAATCATTAAACTTAACCAAACTTAGAAGTTATAACTTctatttttatatgtattaagttgtttgtttgttttaagatgaagtgtttgcatgaaataataggtgttttaaaataagcacAAATTAATCCAGTGGTATAGAGTCTTTCTGTCTTCTGAATACAAAGCAATGTTTTACACACTTCAAATACATTAAAAGTATATGATATATGAGTTGTAAATGGCTCCTCcagacttttatctttaaacattgatttaatttgaacaaatacTCAAGTGACTCATTATCTGAACAGAAATGAAATACTGAagggaaaaaatgtaaaaatcaataaaacagttcagtttacaagacagtggtgagagcaactatgttgtatggtttggagacagtgggacggacaaaaagacaggagacagaattggaagtggcagagctgaagatgttgaggttctccttgggagggacgaggatggataTGATTTTACCTTTAGTAAATTGTAAATCATGTAAGTTCCTGGTTGTGAAATGAATGTATTCCACCTGAGTTAGTTATGTGCCATGTTGTCttccatgtgtttgtttgtttttttgtttttattttatttctaaaaattgtTTCATTGATGTAATGAAATGTTGTTTGGATCACTGTAAGACTACGGGCAGCATTGCTGCAGCTAAATGTGGAtcctaaataaactaaactaaacgtttagtattgtttgtgttattgtcATAAATGAACTTGTTCCACCCCTGCCCTACACTGACATGTAAGAGCTGTTTTCCATGCAGCTAAAAGTTAGCTCTTTTACCTGGAAATACTGTTTCTCTAAAAGTAATTATAATAAAGTGTTGAATTTTAATATTAGGAACCCTGTTTAAGATCAGAGACACCAAATTAAGGACTTTGTACGAACGTATGTGTGCAATGTGAACACTGTAAACTGGATTAGACGATCTGGCTGTAATAAATTTGTATaagtaaagtaaagtatttTACTTAAAAGACAAGTCTATCATCAGGTtggatttatttgaacaaaaccctcttttgaaa of the Kryptolebias marmoratus isolate JLee-2015 linkage group LG3, ASM164957v2, whole genome shotgun sequence genome contains:
- the helt gene encoding hairy and enhancer of split-related protein helt; its protein translation is MASKMKDRKRTPISHKVIEKRRRDRINRCLNELGKTVPMALAKQNSGKLEKAEILEMTVQYLRALHSADFPRGREKGELLAEFANYFHYGYHECMKNLVHYLTTEDRAETKDIKYARILAFLQSKSRALTEPLFASVGAAQEPSDYLSQLHSSPEPHSHSPPPESVYQQSPAGHFSWHGSARSPAISYQTVPLSAHTHAPQHGGYLSPVQGLDHHYFNFIGHTHANTFSLHSAQHAM